The following are encoded in a window of Pecten maximus chromosome 17, xPecMax1.1, whole genome shotgun sequence genomic DNA:
- the LOC117315370 gene encoding uncharacterized protein LOC117315370 — protein MSRKRNHEEMNQSASTDRTLHCVCKTPEDPEKIMVRCDLCDDWFHPSCVNLDEEEAKNIAKWFCPGCCELMKINPLISKKGLLSFQGRVAPTTGWGEDFPIEDIDESVLDFVKTKRHRVEGWTLFREGKITGLSSTTTGNLIYFRGQCQAAMKQKTYNIYMCLKHGGTKLKWGTCSCPAGIDGQCKHLVATLFCLIDFHRQDVKTMPDVKTCTDKLQLWHVRKPTSDEPLLFRDINFVKHDPFKTVKKDLCAAAATHNPVPEFARSVTGNDLTKLVNLFDASGLNLPVLDTIRENNFKPVACRQRCDVNLDADLFEMVDNTSFSEIELPQALKSDIQQHYLVNVSVDTQRAKFIEKNTRLQSKTSFWFNERQYRITASNFGVFCRLKNTTDPVNTFQQKKKFFTSKSVRHGINYEAQALALYQKEKPCASSPVGLVVNPKLPHLGVTPDRLVKVNNEIRLVEIKCPYSVFKKKTSILSQMKEKNFYLEKNPTTGEIQLKKSHDYFYQVQGQLNLCGIEKCDFVVFVPPEDIAIVEIHRDSEFFCSNMLPKLNSIYFSHLLPHFVDCLRTKDQ, from the coding sequence ATGTCTCGAAAAAGAAATCATGAGGAGATGAACCAGTCTGCATCTACTGACCGTACACTGCACTGTGTTTGCAAGACCCCAGAAGATCCAGAAAAAATAATGGTTAGATGTGATCTCTGTGATGATTGGTTCCATCCATCTTGTGTTAATCTTGATGAAGAAGAAGCTAAGAACATTGCAAAATGGTTTTGTCCTGGCTGCTGTGAACTAATGAAAATAAACcctttaatttcaaaaaaaggACTCCTTAGTTTTCAAGGACGCGTGGCACCAACGACAGGATGGGGTGAAGATTTCCCTATTGAGGACATCGATGAAAGTGTTCTTGACTTTGTGAAAACAAAACGCCACAGGGTTGAAGGCTGGACACTATTCCGAGAGGGAAAAATAACAGGTTTGAGCAGTACCACAACTGGAAACTTGATATATTTCAGAGGTCAATGCCAAGCTGCAATGAAGCAGAAAacttataacatatacatgtgcCTGAAACATGGAGGAACAAAATTAAAGTGGGGGACATGCTCATGTCCAGCAGGAATAGATGGGCAATGTAAGCACCTTGTAGCCACATTGTTCTGTCTTATTGACTTTCACCGCCAGGATGTAAAAACAATGCCCGATGTGAAAACATGCACAGACAAGTTGCAATTGTGGCATGTTAGAAAACCAACGTCTGATGAGCCTCTTCTGTTCAGAGACATCAACTTTGTCAAACATGATCCGTTTAAGACCGTGAAGAAGGATTTGTGTGCAGCTGCAGCTACTCATAACCCTGTGCCCGAGTTTGCCAGATCTGTTACAGGTAATGATCTAACCAAACTTGTTAACCTGTTTGATGCATCAGGTTTAAACCTTCCAGTGTTGGACACCATTCGAGAAAACAATTTCAAACCTGTGGCATGTAGGCAACGCTGTGATGTAAACCTAGACGCAGATTTGTTTGAGATGGTTGACAATACTAGCTTCAGTGAAATAGAATTGCCACAGGCACTCAAATCAGACATCCAGCAACATTACCTAGTTAATGTGAGTGTAGACACCCAAAGAGCCAAGTTCATAGAGAAAAATACAAGGCTACAGAGCAAGACTTCATTCTGGTTTAATGAGAGACAATACCGTATTACTGCATCTAACTTTGGTGTTTTTTGTCGCCTGAAAAATACAACAGACCCTGTGAATACGTTTCAACAAAAGAAGAAGTTTTTCACGTCAAAAAGTGTCCGTCACGGTATCAATTATGAAGCTCAAGCCTTGGCTTTGTATCAAAAGGAAAAACCATGTGCTAGTTCACCAGTTGGTCTTGTTGTAAACCCCAAACTACCCCATCTTGGAGTGACACCTGATAGACTAGTAAAAGTCAACAATGAGATTAGACTGGTGGAAATCAAATGTCCATACTCTGTATTCAAGAAGAAGACAAGTATATTATCACAAATGAAGGAGAAAAActtttatttggaaaaaaacccGACAACTGGTGAAATCCAACTCAAAAAATCCCACGACTACTTTTATCAAGTGCAAGGACAACTGAATTTGTGTGGAATAGAGAAGTGTGACTTTGTAGTATTCGTTCCTCCGGAAGACATTGCCATAGTAGAGATACATCGTGATTCAGAGTTTTTCTGTTCTAATATGTTGCCTAAACTCAACAGTATCTATTTCAGCCATTTGCTCCCACATTTTGTTGATTGTCTCCGCACAAAAGATCAGTGA
- the LOC117315369 gene encoding proteoglycan 4-like, whose translation MVKIILCISVTDSLKTQVVGNNTASPITPRTAAPASPTTPITAAPASPTTDRTAAPAFPTTPRTAAPASPTTDRTAAPDSPTTPRTAAPASPTTARTAAPTSPTAPTSPTTVRTTSNDPDTQDFLIAVSFNGRLSAMCDATDGTVIHRHHHLMKRPSPLI comes from the exons atgGTAAAAATAATTCTTTGCATATCTGTTACAGATTCATTAAAAACTCAAGTCGTCGGTAACAACACCGCCTCCCCGATCACACCTAGAACCGCCGCTCCAGCCTCCCCGACCACGCCTATAACCGCCGCTCCAGCCTCCCCCACCACAGATAGAACCGCCGCTCCAGCCTTCCCGACCACACCTAGAACCGCCGCTCCAGCCTCCCCCACCACAGATAGAACCGCCGCTCCAGACTCCCCGACCACACCTAGAACCGCCGCTCCAGCCTCCCCGACCACAGCTAGAACCGCCGCTCCAACCTCCCCGACCGCTCCCACTTCTCCTACCACAGTTAGAACCACGAGTAATGACCCAGACACACAAG atTTCCTCATAGCAGTGTCCTTTAATGGTAGATTGTCTGCTATGTGCGACGCAACAGACGGTACCGTCattcatcgtcatcatcatttGATGAAACGACCTTCACCACTAATTTGA
- the LOC117315371 gene encoding uncharacterized protein LOC117315371 has product MPHHCCVPHCTNNSKTKDGYSFHTFPKDPSVAKKWVIAIRRDQGADFDINKETRVCSVHFNADSYHPTTAIHVRKRLRGTAVPSVFQWTVQKPVRRKLSLLMKSPNCGNVESNNTSFPEKHVLESCNNDCDEPLLVDQPFSSEDSLTNVDWAESPDKSKLKETNSILLHIRNKEKFSILRFCNSDSDIRYYTGFSSYLALHCFFTFLQPACSFLYYVGTDNTSEGTPYIFLNKRGKSRSLSPMEELFVTLVRLRKGLPEKHLGDLYNLSEGHVSKILNTWIAFLDNRLSSLPIWPQRDHVNNTMPAIFKTYFSSTRTIIDCTEIFIEHPSASECQRETFSSYKHHNTAKGLIAIAPSGQITFISPLYSGRCSDKKIIRHCGLLDLIEEGDGVMVDRGFDITTDLENRGAHLIMPAFLSGKDQFTPDQLSQSREIATVRVHVERAVRKIKEFEILRHTVPITLCPMLEKIWNICGHLANFSGSGTLFRQPKDVSTCKE; this is encoded by the coding sequence ATGCCTCATCACTGCTGTGTGCCACATTGTACAAATAATTCCAAGACAAAAGATGGTTACTCTTTTCATACATTCCCTAAAGACCCTTCAGTGGCAAAAAAGTGGGTGATTGCTATACGCAGAGATCAAGGTGCAGATTTTGATATCAACAAAGAGACAAGAGTATGCTCCGTTCACTTTAACGCAGACTCTTACCATCCTACCACTGCTATTCATGTTCGAAAACGTTTGCGAGGGACTGCTGTACCATCAGTATTTCAATGGACTGTACAGAAACCCGTCAGAAGGAAACTCAGCCTTCTCATGAAAAGTCCAAATTGTGGAAATGTAGAATCCAACAATACAAGTTTCCCagaaaaacatgttttggaAAGCTGTAATAATGATTGTGATGAGCCTTTGCTTGTAGACCAGCCTTTTAGTAGTGAGGATAGTTTAACAAATGTGGATTGGGCTGAATCTCCAGACAAGAGTAAATTAAAAGAAACCAACAGTATTCTACTTCACATTAGGAACAAAGAGAAGTTTTCAATTCTACGGTTTTGTAATTCCGATTCTGATATCAGATATTACACAGGATTTTCATCATACCTAGCCTTACACTGTTTCTTCACATTCTTACAACCGGCTTGTAGCTTTTTGTACTATGTAGGGACAGACAACACATCTGAAGGGACACCTTACATATTTCTCAACAAACGTGGAAAGTCCAGATCCTTGTCGCCTATGGAAGAGTTATTTGTAACTCTTGTTCGTCTTCGGAAAGGTTTACCAGAAAAACATTTAGGTGACCTGTATAACCTTTCTGAGGGACATGTGTCAAAAATACTCAACACTTGGATTGCTTTTCTTGACAACAGACTGTCTTCGCTACCAATTTGGCCACAAAGAGATCATGTGAATAACACCATGCCAGCAATTTTCAAGACATATTTTTCCTCTACTCGAACCATAATTGACTGCACAGAAATATTCATAGAACACCCATCTGCCTCGGAGTGTCAGCGGGAGACATTTTCCTCGTACAAACATCACAACACTGCAAAGGGTCTCATTGCCATCGCACCAAGTGGCCAAATCACATTTATTTCTCCGCTCTACTCTGGGCGATGTTCAGACAAGAAAATAATTCGCCATTGTGGATTGTTGGACCTGATAGAGGAAGGAGATGGTGTCATGGTTGATCGCGGCTTTGACATTACAACAGATCTTGAAAACAGGGGTGCTCATCTTATAATGCCTGCCTTTTTAAGTGGAAAAGACCAATTCACTCCTGATCAGTTATCTCAATCCAGAGAAATAGCAACAGTGCGCGTCCATGTTGAGAGGGCTGTGAGGAAGatcaaagaatttgaaattctGAGACACACAGTTCCCATCACATTGTGTCCTATGCTTGAAAAGATATGGAATATTTGTGGACATTTGGCTAATTTCTCAGGGAGTGGAACATTGTTTAGACAACCCAAAGATGTCTCCACTTGTAAAGAATAA